A region of Saccharomyces kudriavzevii IFO 1802 strain IFO1802 genome assembly, chromosome: 14 DNA encodes the following proteins:
- the YDJ1 gene encoding type I HSP40 co-chaperone YDJ1 (similar to Saccharomyces cerevisiae YDJ1 (YNL064C); ancestral locus Anc_2.243) has protein sequence MVKETKFYDILGVSVTATDVEIKKAYRKCALKYHPDKNPSEEAAEKFKEASSAYEILSDSEKRDVYDQFGEDGLSGAGGAGGFPGGGFGFGDDIFSQFFGGAGGAQRPRGPQRGKDIKHEISASLEELYKGRTAKLALNKQILCKGCEGRGGKKGAVKKCSSCNGQGIKFVTRQMGPMIQRFQTECDVCHGTGDIVDPKDRCKSCNGKKVENERKILEVHVEPGMKDGQRIVFKGEADQAPDVIPGDVVFLVSERPHKSFKRDGDDLVYEAEIDLLTAIAGGEFALEHVSGDWLKVGIVPGEVIAPGMRKVIEGKGMPVPKYGGYGNLIIKFTVKFPENHFTAEENLKKLEEILPPRTVPAIPKKATVDECVLADFDPAKYNRARASRGGANYDSDEEEQGGEGVQCASQ, from the coding sequence ATGGTTAAAGAAACTAAATTTTACGATATCCTAGGTGTTTCTGTCACCGCCACTGATGTCGAAATAAAGAAAGCTTATAGAAAATGTGCCTTAAAATACCATCCAGATAAGAATCCAAGTGAGGAGGCAgcagaaaaattcaaggaaGCTTCCTCTGCATATGAAATCTTATCAGattcagaaaaaagagatgTATATGATCAATTTGGTGAAGATGGTCTAAGTGGTGCAGGTGGCGCTGGCGGGTTCCCAGGTGGTGGCTTCGGTTTCGGTGACGATATCTTTTCACAATTCTTCGGTGGTGCTGGAGGCGCTCAAAGACCAAGAGGTCCTCAAAGAGGCAAAGACATCAAACATGAAATTTCTGCATCTCTTGAAGAATTGTATAAGGGCAGGACCGCTAAGTTGGCCTTAAACAAACAGATTTTGTGCAAAGGATGTGAAGGTCGTGGTGGTAAGAAAGGTGCTGTCAAGAAGTGTAGCAGTTGTAATGGTCAAGGTATAAAGTTTGTAACAAGACAAATGGGCCCAATGATTCAAAGATTTCAGACAGAGTGTGATGTCTGTCACGGTACTGGTGATATTGTTGATCCAAAAGACCGTTGTAAATCCTGTAACGGTAAgaaagttgaaaatgagAGAAAGATCTTGGAAGTCCACGTTGAGCCAGGTATGAAGGATGGTCAAAGAATCGTTTTCAAGGGCGAGGCAGATCAAGCTCCAGATGTCATCCCAGGTGATGTTGTCTTCTTAGTTTCCGAAAGACCACATAAGAGTTTCAAGAGAGATGGCGATGATTTAGTATATGAGGCCGAAATCGATCTTTTGACCGCTATTGCTGGTGGTGAATTTGCCTTGGAACATGTTTCCGGCGACTGGCTAAAAGTGGGCATTGTCCCTGGTGAGGTCATTGCCCCAGGCATGCGTAAGGTCATCGAAGGTAAAGGTATGCCAGTTCCAAAATACGGTGGTTACGGTAACTTAATCATTAAATTCACTGTCAAGTTCCCCGAAAACCACTTCACAGCCGAAgaaaacttgaagaaattagaagaaattttaccTCCAAGAACTGTCCCAGCTATTCCAAAGAAAGCTACGGTAGACGAATGTGTACTCGCAGACTTTGACCCAGCTAAATACAACAGAGCACGTGCCTCCAGAGGCGGAGCAAACTATGAttcagatgaagaagaacaaggtGGCGAAGGTGTTCAATGTGCATCTCAGTGA
- the MTQ1 gene encoding S-adenosylmethionine-dependent methyltransferase (similar to Saccharomyces cerevisiae MTQ1 (YNL063W); ancestral locus Anc_2.245), producing the protein MPRLSTSLIRKASRTRPCLHLLLPECRNLEQAKLEYNWLTEELPPEKSIRWACLQRYKHVPLQYILRSQPFGPLDIICRPGVLIPRWETEEWVMELATTINNSTLINHAIPLHICDTFTGTGCIALALSHGIPNSTFTAIDVSKKAINLAKENMLKNRVSKGRLIRRDILSSNAGEEYPLHIDILTGNPPYVRRCDFNRDVKPSVRLFEPKLALVGELECYQDLVDHWLSKTDSFFYEIGDTDQFDYVERRIKDDFKLRQIWSIGLKYDSNGKPRVVYGFKNTSKGGILLQILPSFGTIMHLATALNKQEAYSKQK; encoded by the coding sequence ATGCCCCGCCTATCGACCTCATTGATAAGAAAAGCCTCCAGAACACGGCCGTGCTTGCATCTTTTGCTTCCAGAATGTAGAAATCTCGAGCAAGCGAAACTCGAGTATAATTGGCTCACCGAAGAGCTGCCTCCGGAGAAATCCATCCGCTGGGCATGCTTGCAAAGGTACAAGCACGTCCCATTACAGTACATTTTGCGGTCACAACCATTTGGACCCTTGGACATTATTTGTAGGCCAGGTGTCCTCATACCAAGATGGGAAACTGAGGAATGGGTTATGGAGTTAGCCACAACTATAAATAATTCAACCCTAATCAACCATGCTATCCCTCTGCATATTTGTGACACGTTTACAGGAACAGGGTGTATTGCTCTTGCTTTAAGCCATGGTATACCGAATTCAACTTTTACAGCCATTGACGtgtcaaaaaaagcaataaaTTTggccaaagaaaatatgtTGAAGAACAGGGTGAGCAAAGGCAGACTGATACGACGAGACATCCTATCTTCAAATGCCGGTGAAGAATATCCATTGCATATAGATATACTTACTGGGAATCCTCCCTATGTTCGAAGGTGTGATTTTAATAGAGATGTGAAACCCTCTGTAAGGCTGTTCGAACCAAAACTAGCACTAGTGGGCGAGCTCGAATGTTATCAAGATCTAGTAGATCATTGGTTGTCGAAGACTGACTCCTTCTTTTATGAGATTGGAGATACTGACCAGTTCGATTATGTGGAAAGGCGTATTAAGGACGATTTCAAACTGCGTCAAATCTGGTCCATTGGCTTAAAATATGACTCCAATGGCAAACCAAGGGTTGTCTATGGGTTTAAAAACACTTCCAAAGGCGGTATTCtgcttcaaattcttccgTCTTTTGGGACTATAATGCATTTAGCAACTGCACTCAATAAGCAAGAGGCTTACTCGaagcaaaaataa